TCCTTGTTCTCCCGAATTGAATTTGCCGGGCCGGGAGCGCTTCTTCTCTTGAACGCCGGGTTCCAAAGCCACGCGTTGAAAATAAAGGGCTGAGCCCGTATTTATCGCGCTTGTCGCGTTTCCTGCGACTTTTTAGTCGCGCAGGAATGGACAATCCGGCCGAGCGAGCGGCGGGAGCGGGCGAGGTCCATCTTCACGGCGGAAATCGAGCGGCCCTGCAGCGCGGCGATCTGGGAGATCGAGAGATCCTGAACATAGAAGAGTTCGATGAGCCTCCGTTTCGCATCCGGAAGCTGTGCCAGGGCGAGGCGAACGAGATCGATCCGCCGGCGCCGGTCAACTTCGGATTCGAACTCCGGCATGCGGCCGGTGAATCGTTCGTCGAGGTCGTGGAGTCTTTCGCACGGGCGGCGGCGCCGCCAGTGGTCGCGGACGGTGTCGTGAACGATTTTTCTCAGGAGCTGCTTTCGGATGCGTGATCGAGTGCAGACGCCGGCAGGCCTCGAGCGCGTGAAGCGCGACGTCCTGTTCGAGGTCTTCGTCGTGGAGCGGAGCTCCTGTTTGCCGCGTGACCATGTGAATGAGCGTTCGAATGTCGGCGGGATTGATTTGCATTTTGTGTGTGACCTTTTCGGTGCATGCGCGGCTATACCAGGCATGATTGGACAAAGTTCAGTGATGCAGACCTTGAGAGAAAGAGTAAAAGCGGCGGCGCGCGTCTCGGGATCGGTTCTGGTGACCGGAGAATCGGGAACCGGCAAAGAGCTCGTCGCCAGATCCATCCATGACCATAGCGAGCGCAGCGGCGGCAAGTTCGTCGCGGTGGATTGCGGCGCGCTGCCGGACGATCTGATCGAGAGCGAGCTGTTCGGCCACAAGCGCGGCGCCTTCACCACGGCGCTTGCCGATAAGCCGGGACTTTTCGAAGAAGCGAACGGAGGTACATTATTCCTCGACGAGATCGCGAATACTTCGCGGCGTTTTCAAGCCAAACTACTGCGTGTACTGCAGGACCGGCAGCTGCGCCGGGTGGGCGACCTGATCCTGCGCAAACTCGACCTGCGCGTGATCGCCGCCACGAATTGCGATCTGATGACCATGGTCCGGACCGGCGGCTTTCGTGAAGACCTGTACTATCGATTGAGCGTCTTTCCGATTCAGGTGCCGCCGCTCCGGCGCCGTCTCGACGACGTACCGCTGCTTGTCGAGCACGTGCTGCGGGGCCGGAAAGCGATCACGGACGAGGCGATGGAAAAACTCGCCGGGTACCGGTTTCCAGGGAATATCCGGGAACTCGAAAACATCGTCGAAGCGGCGGTCTGCGTCGCCGTGGGCGATGTGATCGAGCTGGAGCATGTCGCGCTGCCGGCCGAAACGTTTCATACCTGGCAGACCGAGGAGATCATCCTGGGGAATTTCTGGGACACCGTGGCGCGGCCGTACTCGGAGCGCCTGATCACGAAGGGGCAGTTGGAGCACCTGATCCGCCAGGGCCTCGAACGGACCCGCGGCAGTTATAAAAAGATGCTGCCGCTGTTCCGGATTCCGGAGAGCGACTACAAGCGATTCATGGATTTTCTGAGGCGGCATCACTGTCATCCGGATTATCGGGCGTTCAGGAAGAAATAAGGAGCGCGGCCCCATTCCCCGCCTTTTCAAGGCGGGGTGGTTCGTAAATTCCAAACAAAATTCCGCGAAGCGCGCCTTAATAGTTAAGGAGCGCTTCGCGGCCGCACTCGGCTTCTAACGATTTGGTGCCTCGGGCTCCCCTCCTTGGAAAGGAGGGGAATGGTGCTCTCAAACCTACAGCTGCTTGAATATCTTCACCACGAAATCCCCTATCAGCAGGTGCTGCGTCCTCGCCACGAACTGCCGGTAGGCCCGGCTGCAGTGGTATCGGACGCAGTCTTCGCGCGTGTTCCAGAGCGTGAGAGAGACGGCCATGCGGCCGTCTTCCTCGACCATCAGGCGTGCGGCAGCGAAGCCGGCTTCCTTTTCCAGCTCCGGCAGGAATTCGCTGGTGTAGAGACGGGCGAATTCCTGCACCTGCTCTTCATTGTTTGTCTCGCCGATGACCATGCGGGCGTACATCGTTCAGTTGGCCTTTTTCCTCGAAGAGGCGGGCCGTCTGGCGACGAGCGACGCGCTGAACTTGGTGTATTGATCGGAGGTCAGGATCTGGCGTGTGACGAGATCCCGCTTGCTGCGGTAGGGACGGCCGTCGACGATCTTTTTGGCGGTGGACGCGTCGAGACCGACGTTCACGAAGTCGTTTGCCGTGGCGCTGTTGATGTCGACGGCCTTCGCGGCGTTGACCGGCGTGACCGGCGTCTTGGGCATTTCCTTGATTTGCGCCGCCAGCGTGATGGTTGAGAACACGGCGAGCATAACGATCCCCAGTAAATTGCGACGTAACATGGTTCTCCTTTTCCTGTTGGTGTTTAACCGCTTGACCGGCAGCCAACGCTCTGCGGCCCCTTGCCTTTATAAATACACAGAGCGCCCCCGTGGCTGCCGGCCTCGCGTATAAACGCGATGGGTTTCGAAGGAGCCGGCCCAACTACCCTCCTCCGAAGCTCCCACCGCGTGCCGTCGCCCCCGACGGCCGTTCTGAATAAGGCACGCGGAAGGCCGCGCGTAAGTTGTTGAATCGGAGTTGCGGGTATGAAGAAGTCCGGTGAATCAGCGGTCGCGAATGTCGCGGATAACGCGAACAATGCGTTCGGCGGCGTGGCCGTCCCAGAATTCGGGAGGGCCGGCGGGCTTCCAGTCGCCGCTCATGATGCGCTGAAACCCGTCGAGGATGCGGGCCTTGCCGGGGCCCACCATGATGTTGGTGCCGTGCTCGATCGTCACCGGCCGCTCGGTGTTGTGGCGCAGCGTCAGGCAGGGAACGCCGAGGATCGTCGTCTCTTCCTGCGCGCCGCCGGAATCCGTGAGGACGACCGCGGCGGTAGACTGGAGATTCAGGAATTCAAGATAGCCCAGCGGCGGCATTGTCCGGATACCCTTCATCGTGAGCCCGAAGTCTTCGATGCGCTTTGCCGTGCGGGGATGGATCGGGAAGAGGACAGGCATTTTTTGCGAGATGGTGTGGAGCGCTTCGAGGATGCCGCCGAGGACGGCGGAATCGTCGACGTTGGAGGGCCGGTGCAGCGTGACCAACGCGTATTGTTTCGGCTTGTCGACGCTCAATGCCGCGGCTTTGGCGCGATGTTTGAGGAGCGTGTCGATCATGACGTTGCCGGTGAAGAAGATCTTCGACGGATCGACGCCTTCGCGCTTGAGGTTCTCGTCGGCGTCGCGGCTGGTGGTGAAAAGATAGGAAGCCAGTGCGTCGGTGACCAGGCGGTTGACTTCTTCGGGCATGGCGCGGTCGAAGCTGCGGAGTCCGGCTTCGACGTGGGCAACCGGGATCAGGAGTTTGGCCGCGACGATCGAACAGGCCATCGTCGAGTTGACGTCGCCGACCACCAGCACCAGGCCGGGCTTTTCCTTCAGGCAGACCTTTTCGAATTC
This Terriglobia bacterium DNA region includes the following protein-coding sequences:
- the wecB gene encoding UDP-N-acetylglucosamine 2-epimerase (non-hydrolyzing) encodes the protein MKVLNIVGARPNFMKIAPIVEEMKKTPDLEGLLVHTGQHYDEGMSDVFFRELEIPVPDVHLGVGSGSHAEQTARIMVEFEKVCLKEKPGLVLVVGDVNSTMACSIVAAKLLIPVAHVEAGLRSFDRAMPEEVNRLVTDALASYLFTTSRDADENLKREGVDPSKIFFTGNVMIDTLLKHRAKAAALSVDKPKQYALVTLHRPSNVDDSAVLGGILEALHTISQKMPVLFPIHPRTAKRIEDFGLTMKGIRTMPPLGYLEFLNLQSTAAVVLTDSGGAQEETTILGVPCLTLRHNTERPVTIEHGTNIMVGPGKARILDGFQRIMSGDWKPAGPPEFWDGHAAERIVRVIRDIRDR
- a CDS encoding sigma-54 dependent transcriptional regulator, encoding MRDRVQTPAGLERVKRDVLFEVFVVERSSCLPRDHVNERSNVGGIDLHFVCDLFGACAAIPGMIGQSSVMQTLRERVKAAARVSGSVLVTGESGTGKELVARSIHDHSERSGGKFVAVDCGALPDDLIESELFGHKRGAFTTALADKPGLFEEANGGTLFLDEIANTSRRFQAKLLRVLQDRQLRRVGDLILRKLDLRVIAATNCDLMTMVRTGGFREDLYYRLSVFPIQVPPLRRRLDDVPLLVEHVLRGRKAITDEAMEKLAGYRFPGNIRELENIVEAAVCVAVGDVIELEHVALPAETFHTWQTEEIILGNFWDTVARPYSERLITKGQLEHLIRQGLERTRGSYKKMLPLFRIPESDYKRFMDFLRRHHCHPDYRAFRKK